CACACAGCGCCACAAAGTGAGCCTTAAACTTAACTGCATTAATTTGAACTGTTTTAGTGCCATTGATTCTCCATACAACCAGCAAGTATTTTACTAATTAGCtgcaattttgtttttttaattaatcTGATGTCTTTTTCAGCGCCTCAAAATTGATCTTGGTCAACTTTGCCTCAGGGCTGGCTGGTCTTTTTTTAGATAAGTCATAAGATCAACAAGAAGACATGGCTGGCTGGCCCTGATGCAAGCTCTTTATGTTTGTGGACGGGCTCGACATTAATGTACGTTGCAGTGCTTAACACTGGTGCCCACCGGCAAGATTTCTAGGCATCAAATGGGGAAAATCTCAAAAATGCTAGATAAATAATGATAACAGATCAAATTACAATCATTGTGCACATTCAATACAAAACTACACACTggcagaaaaaaatcaaaaaaaaatcaaggcaGGGAATGATTAGCTATTGTTAAAGGGACAAGAAGGGATGAATTAATGGCGTTAAATTTGACATATATGCAACTCTATATGTCAATGAGTTGCTGTTGTTTCTTGTGCGTGCGTGTGTGTATATCCTAACTGTATGGTTTGCGTACTTGATGTAGTTGGCCTGAGCCTGTGCTGTATAGGATGATCATCAGAAGGTAGCTGGCAATGGCGGCGAAATAAGTAGGGGCTCGATGGATGATGATGACTTGGTAGAATTTCTGTAACGTGCATAAAGAGCCAACTGAACTATTCCGAGGAAGAATCCGATCCCATTTGGTACCTGTTTTTATTTGTAGGCTCACAGATTAGACCAAAACGGCAATAAATATGAAAGCCAACCAAAATGACAGCCAGATATGAAATTAAATTCAGTACACAACTATTAAACTCTAGTTGGTCCTAAAAACATAAAAGTCGAGTGGGACAAAACTAGAAGTTTATTACTTCTGCATTATTAGAGGAAGCCAACTAAGATCCAAGTGAACGGACAAGCATAGATTTTGAAGGGGCCATAACTAACATTTTAAATTCCGGGTCGGGCCAGAAGGAGTGGGAATTGAGaaacttcctttaaaaaaaacatTAAAGAAAACACTCACTTGAGATGAGTACTTCTCTAGTTGATTTAGTTATAAGGTTGTATTATGTTAAGCGTCTCAAGAATAAATTTGCGGACCGACTTGCATGTCAGGCTAGAAAATTTAGTTTAAAAAATGTTTGGGATACTTTTTCTCATTTCTTGGACAGCATGTTGAGAGAAGAATCCTTAGTTGAAATTTGTGATTGTCTTTTCAGTTAATGTAATGGTGTGtttctcagcaaaaaaaaaaaatgaatacttTTCACGTTCTAGGCATACATACTACATATATAGGTTTAACAGGATTGCTACAACGGGTTACCAACTCTACAATGGTCACCAAATTCCATACGATCGAAGAACTGTTTTTGCCATCACCAAATTACATACAATTGAAGAATTGTTTTTGCTTAGTACTATAAGTTCATTTAGAATTTAGTAATCCATGTAACAACTCTAGGATTTTAGAGGAATTCATCAAAACATAAGTGGAACATTTATCACCCTGTTACCTTCAACTCTTTTAAACCCTCTTTCAGTCGGAGGGGAATTCAAGAGAGAAAAAGCCAATCCTTCATGAGTTCTCCAAACTCTTGAGTGGAGATTCGATCCGCTGACCTCCTGCTTGAGAGTCAGGCTCCTTTCCAACTAGGCTAACCCCAGAGTTATGCCTAATCAAGACAACTGATTGCCTGGAACTTCTAAATACCTATTTGTGATTGTTtagatgtttttttcttcttatttgaaTGTACTTTAGATTATGAAAAGGCTTTTTGAAAAAAAGACAAGATGGTGTCTGACCTCTATTTTACTTAATTCTCTTTTGTTTTCATGAAGTAGTGTGTTAaaacacaaaattattaatagGGGTATCAAATTATTTGGGGATGTACCAACCATAGGCAGTGGGTGCTTTTATCTTATGTGTATTTTGGTACACCCGCAAACAAACAATTTGGTACCCCTGTTTGAAGCCTTGGTTAAAACACTCCTTTAAAAGAATTGCTCTTTTGTAATACAAATCAAACGCAAAGCTGATGAAATATTATAGAACCTCAAATTAAGTTGATAGAGAGAAATAACTTACCCCAAGAAAAGGATCTTTCACAAGAATCGCATAGAAGCACCAAACTCCACCATTCAAGAAGAGGAAGAACGAGAGTAAGAAGGGCATATATTCCACGCTTTTAGTCGTCACCACAGTTCTCTGTTTCACAACCACATATCAACACTCCAATTAGCATcactaattatttaatttgtataATTGTTCCAATCAATGTGATTATCTTGATGCGTGTATGTACATAAGATTGTTGATAGGCATTGACATTGCATAATTATGTACTAATTAAGTCTTAATTTATAAGAACCATACTAATGCTACGACCTTTGGAGAATTAAAACGGCGGATGCTAAAATCTTAGGCCAAATTTGCACGTTAATTCCAAAGATATTCGGTATCAAATTAATATTTCGTGAAAGAAAAAGAATAGGTTAAATATACTACTAAAAGGTgactagaaaaataataattttcacTGTCCTATAAAAATTAAAGTGAGTAATAAACAATTGAAATGATTAACCACTAATAACGAAATATATAATTAGAAAATAACAAGTTGATTAAACCTTTTCTAGGTGCTCAGTTAGCGCACCTGAACATCACATAAGAAGTTCAATAGATGGAAACAAAACTTTGAACATCAAGTGAAAAACTTAGGTGACAAACTAGCTAATAAGATTTAACTATCTCACCATTGCTGCTAAAGGTGAACCATACATAACGATATTTAATCCTGCACCCAAGAATCCTATTGCATTGATCCTTACATCTCCGTCCAGTGCGAAATGGGTGATCAACACCGCAGCTGCAAACACAATTATATCCAAACCCACCACCAATTGTGCCGTTTTGCACTGAAAATGGTAATCCATGCAAAATATACTTAATCAACATCGTTAATTACTCAATAACACATCTATGCAGTGGTCTTAATGATGAAACGTGTTGAATAGAACAGTTACCTTCACTCTCCGTGATGCATATGTGAGAAACAGTATGATATAGATGGTTTCAACGACAACTCCAAAACCATTCACGGTGGCGACGAGATAAGCACCCGGTTTTGTAACTCCATAGTAAGTCCATAGCAAGGCATTCAACAGGGTGCAAATGTAAGGAAGACTTTCGAATTCTTCCGTCGATCTATTCCTCACTATTCGATAGAAAGTATCTCTGAAAATTACACCATGCAATGCTCAAAATGATTAGATTATTTGCACAAGCAATTGAGAAGAGTATGAATGAATTACTGAGTAGTTAGTTAGGAGTTTACATGGGTGACAGAAAGACCAAAACAGAAATGAAGTTGCCTGCAAATTAAGATCAGAAAATCGAAAGATAATGAAAAGTCAGAACCTTGCAAAAATTATAAACAACAGAAGTTTACAAGAAATAACTAATTATTATGGAGTTATGAATATGGATAGTTTCACGCACCTACAACTCCAACAAATAAACTTAGGTTATCCATTAATTGTTTGGAAAGAAGAATTGATAATAGAACAGTAATGGATTAACGTCTGATATGTACTTGTATAGGTGTTTATCTATCTATATATACAGAGAGAAGTAGGGTATGTAGGTCCtttaataatttaaaaaaaagagAGTAGGTTGTGACAGAGGGAACCAAAGATTAATTTCTGGAGATCGATCCGACCCATATATGTGGCAAGGCATGCTTCATGCATTTTGTGATGTGAAAGTAGTTGAAAGTTGAAGTACTAGAAAACATGGTGGGTAAATATTAAGTAGCTAGAGCCTAGAGGACCCAGCAGAGTGAAGGGAAAACCTTGCTTGGTGACGGACAAAACGTTTTCGAGTGGACATTTGTGGTGgtctataaaatgaaattaagaGTGATCCTTGTGCGGATATTATAAATGGACCAGATGGAGCCAAGATTGCAGGTAAGAaagagcaaaaagaaaaaaatattgtatTTACTATGAACAAAGAACAAACAACAAACAAGGACGTTTTTGAGGAGTTTTGCCGCTTTTGCTAAAATATGCATGAGTAGTTTTTCAGAGAGCCATGAAAGTGAAGGTAGTTGAATGTCACCTGCACAAAATCATACTCGAGATAGTCCGGTCTGGTGATGGGAAGACAAAGAGATGAATGTATCAGAATCAATGTATGAGGGGTACCAGATTACCGAGCTCCCCAGTAATCTAGTACCCCTATTAGCAGAGCCGTCTTAATCGCCTGGCCCCCAAATTGTTGGGCCCAAAATTCTTTTTTGCTTATAAGGCAATTTCTAACAGCCATAAGTGTCACTAAATGATTTTGTTACATTTATTTACATAACAGAAGCTTGTGAcgattataattgttacaaattgTTTTGTAACAACTATAAGCATCACTAAGTCTCCGTTAGTTGCCAATTTTGGGATATTTTGTGCCAAATGGAAACCTTACAACCCAAAAAactgtaaaaaaaaatcaacagccTTCGGTCCCGAGCTAAGTGAAAATTATCACTTTTAATAGTATATGGATTTTATCTCCCAAACTAAAATTTTGCCATTATTTTTGACTGAATATCACATAAAAAAGCCTCAAAATTTAAGTTCGTTTAGGACACTCCGAAATTGTAAGACGGCCGGACCTAATAGCATTGCTGCATAAAAATTGATTCAGTCACGTATACCACTTAATTATTCTGTGATCCGATGATGAATCCTTTCAAAGCTAAAACATGTACTCGAGGACCCGAGAAGACAGGTATTCGGGTTGATCTTGATTCTTGACCCAcgaatttaagttttttttttgtacaggGTTCCTTTCAAATGGGAAATCAATCAATTCCTACCCTCCTATATAATAATAATGACACCCTGGATATATAATTGACAAGGTCTGATCGTGCATCACCTGTTCCTTCAAGTCAGAACACTTTTTTGGTTACGTAAATGTTTTTGTTTGAAGGAATCCTATTCTCTACCGAAATTGCCCTAAACAAACAATGTCAGGAAAACGTGCCTATTGTTTATTACTTGAAGAATTAGCAGTGCTTCCAACCCTAGCTAGTAATTCTCAATCTATCCGAACGGACAGAATCCGAATTATATTTTCGAACTATTTTAACTCCGAATCTAGTTCCCGGATTGTATGGTCCTCACGAATGATTTgcgaacgtatccgaactgacCGAATCTGAATGATATTTCCGAACTAGGATTCCCACGGGTAACTCTCTGACCAGAGTtttgttgattggtttttgtttgattttgcatatattttatatttaaatacaattatgCAGTTAAAATTTTCTATCGGTAGTTGTTTAACCAATGTTTTATGTGTTAATTTTTGTTAAAACTctataaactcgttttataatacaTTTATGCGATTAAACTGTTTACTTCTTGATAAATAATCACGCTAAAATGttttttccatcttataaataatatacaaataaaattagtctcgtaataaggtcataatacttatcaatttattatatatgtaagccgaattttaagtgccgaactcacatttataaaacgaatatacacgtacgtatgccgttccgaactactgtccgaacaacgaaccgttgaccggatttttgaccgaatccgaCTTATCTGAATCCCTATAATTCCAATAGGTATGCCGTCCCGAATTACTACccgtatcccgaattgctaactaggcttccAACGTCATTTCCTTGACAATTGCCGCCACATATCGTGAATCACATGGCTGAAGAAATCCTCTTTTCACAAGTAAGAATAACAAAACATAATACCTGCTGCCAAAAGGTAAATGACCCCTATATCTATATGCTTAAAAAGACAATTACATGGGCCAAATTGGTACAATTAATTAGAGACCGAGTAGACTGCTGTTTGTATTATTAGAGGGGGTCTCATTACATATTTCAAAAGTTAAACTAACCATTCTTGTTGAAACTGACTTTTGTTGCCTCACAAACAACCATTCCATTCTACGATCAGATTGAACTGTTTAGGCAGTAAGGTAGAGTTCACTTTAGTGGGATAACTAAAATGAGGTAAATTATGATAGCAAATTTTGACCTTTTTTTGTCATTTTCTGCAATTTTATTGGATTTTATTGACATTTTAATGGTAATTCGTGTGTCTATCCAGTTGTAATACATTTTTGATCTGActtatatattttgaaaatcaaTTTCTTATGACAAACGGTAAGAACAAAACATTATAAGAGGTTGGATGGAGGAGTCTCGCCACAAGTTGAGCTCCAACACCCTTAAACGtagtataatatttttcttttcaaatctacCCAACATGTGCAGTGTACTTTCTGTGGACTATATATCAGCGTACACAATAACCCCACTAGACCTTGTTAGAAATGGTCTCACATCATCTGCATCATTCATATTGTGAAACTTATAAGTTCAAGACAACTCTATTCTTGCAAGTTGGGTTTCAAGGGTAGTTAGACCCATGAGTTTCTAAGATAGTGTCAGAGCTAAGATTGGATGATGTGTGAACTCTGTGTTTCATAGATCAGCGATTCGAACTCAGTGTTGAGCACATGTGTATCCTTCTGTGTTTCAGAATTTTGTGCATGTAATCTGGGTTCGGTGTTTTAGAATCAATGTGAATCTTGTATTCAAACTCGACCCCTCTCGAGTTCGGGGGTGCCGTGAGAAGTTATCCCACACCACCTAGATCATCTAAGCTTGGATGGTGTGTGAACCCCGTGTTTCAGAGATCAGTGTGTTGGAATTTAGTGTTAAGCATATGTGTATTCCTATGTGTTTCAGAAATTAGTGTTAATCGCATGTATTCCGTGTTTAGTGTTTTAGAACCAATGTTAATATCGTATTCAAACTCGACCCCTCTCGAGTTTGAAGGGGACATTAGAAATTATCTCACATCACCTAAATCATCTGTAATGTGAAACTTATAAGCCTCAGGCAACCCCACCCTTGCAAACCGGTTTTTAAGGGTAGTCAGACCTATGAGTTTCTAAGATGGTGTTGTCATGCCGCAACCCGTGTGTGCGCTACATTACGCATGCCATGTTTAGTGTTGATCCTTTTGAGTAAATGTTTGTCCCATATTCAAAATCAACTTCTCTCGAGTTCGAGGGAGGGTGTTACGAACAGTCACATATCACCGAGATCATCCATATTGAGAAACTTATAAGCCTTAAGCTACCCCACTTTTTCAAGTCGGTTTTCGATGGCAGTTAGACCTATGGGTTTCTAAGATGGCATCGGAGTTAGGTTTGGGTATTATgtggactttatttttatttaaggGTTCAGTGCCCGTAATGCTACATGGGACACATTCCGCGTGCAACAGTTGACTTGACGCAATCAGTGTGCTATATTCCGCGTACCACGTTCAATATAATCCGCATGAGTCATATTCATTGTTAATCCCATACTCAAATTCGATCCTCTTAAGTTTGACGGGTTGCTAAAAATAGTCTCACATCACCTGCATTATCCATATTGTGAAACTTATAATGTTTAGacaaccttacttttacaagacgGTTTTTGAGGGTAGTTAGAAATGCGGGATTCTAAGAGGTCTATGTACCTTTAAAAtgcaaataaaaatctaaaatttcaagaaaagaaggaaaaaaatgtgAATCAAGTTAGTGACAGTATTTTGGTGTAAAGCCTGGTCTATTTTCTTTGGGTGGGAAGTAATTTGCATATACTATTGCATTTCGTGGGTGCCAGCTGAAAACTCCAATTGACACCTTTGATTAGGTtgtctttctctctctttttttttcctcttattTTTTAGTGTCTACCTAATGCCTAGCAACTTATTAATTGAAATTGGAATTCTATTTGACTTTGATATGTACTTAATTAGATGATCATTAATGTTGAGATTAGTACTACATTCTAATATATTCTTAATCGTGCTTATTCAAAATGTCTTCAGATATAAGAATTCGTACTTATACAGCCGCATCAATATAAGTTGATCCTCAGATTATAAAAACGATATGTTAAGATGACCTGTAGTTCCCTACAGCCTAGCTAGCTAGTCCACGGAGACAAACAACAGCTCATATATGTATGCTTGAGCCAAGTCCAGGCCGTCTGTCCCATTTTGTTGACGTTGGGGGAAACTTATATTCGTGGAAGATAAGCCTAATAACTTCAGCTAGATCCAACAATGGATTGGCCACAAGAGCATCTCCGATATTAAGAGctaagttcataaaaatgatatGATGCTATATCATGAGCGTGGTCAAAGGAAAAATGATACTATATCATGAGCGTggtcaaaggaaaaaaaatatgtaaagcgtgttggaaattttgggttaaacaagaggatgaaaacgGAAACAGCAAATGGTGTACCCCTGATTTCAAGGCTCTTTTGATTCTTTGAGAtaataattcgacctttcccaataaatttggcgagtacaaacggtctctcgaattatgccttcaggattcaatgaagccctaacaccgtaatcgaattcaaggattgtacttccttgacccgaccaagaaacacactgtataaggttctgatgatgctttttagagaagaagaaaacagattgtttttttttttgatgtattggaatgggagaacatcttcgctacttatagtgatattcatgcaTGTTGGTAGTGTCGTTTCGTCACAAACGATCACCGTATAACTCTGCGTAGCGGGAAACCTTGAAAacgttgaaaatatccaacattctccccctattttcaaaaaatgagaaaaacacaaagtaaaaaaaaaaaaaattaaatcagagtggctgcatcactaaagtgactggctacgtacccgagtgggatcaaaccaacgtagttcacgcttagtttgggaaataagcatcatcgttgaaaccaatacataaatgataggtatcttttggatttgaaccttcacttagtgtaagaaattcaaagccttatcgaggttcagtggtgaaactagtcttgaaccaagtacccctaatGATAAAACCGGAATTTCAACACATATTGATTTATGAGAATAGTGTGTTCTGTAGATCGCacattaatggccatgtgcttaaatCCTAgaattcatgagtcttctttagagaatggtcttcttctcttaggaaacgacctgatttccatactcatataggtaagtctcgaaggtattTTTGggagacaccttgtgataaaagttagacttattaaggattttcatccatcctgTTTTCTTGAAGAAAACCAGCACTAATTAGAAATGAGAAGTTttgtattagtgctccataatcacctccataacttgttggtaccacattgaaccttgtttatcctttccaaaacataggttgggtttcttctATGGGCGATCAAACttcattcacagaccttagtcccatttcattacactttattgaaaccactgcctttggtagactttttgtaaatgggtctgccaagttcttacttgtttcaatatagtttactgcaactactcctcttttgagtaattgtcttaccatttgatgtctaagacttgcatgtcttgactttccattataagtcttgttagagacgttataaatagttgcttgattatcacaattaatcaagaccgctggACATGGCTTCTTCCGAAATGGGATTTCAACAAGTAAGTTTATAAGCCATtccgcctccttacatgcatcggttaacgctatcaattctgacaacattgttgagtcAGAAATACAGGtatgcttcttggaactccaagacacggCAGAACCTCCTAATGTAAATATCCATCCACCAATCGACTTGGATttggattctacattgttccaggtaGCATCACTGTATCCTTCTAATACAGCGAGATAGTCGTTATAATGCAAACATAGTCAATGGTTCCTCTCAAGTAAGCcaaaactcttgaaactgctttccagtgttcaactcctgggttacttgagaaacgacatagaaATCCCACGGCATgagctatgtccggtcttgtgcaatgcatagcatacataagacttccaataatactagaatactcaagttatGCATGAGTACGCccagtgttcttcattaactttacAATAGGTTCTAAAGGAGTAGGGGCTGGttgtcatcaaaatgaccatacttcttgagaaatttctcaatgtaatgagattgggttaaaaccaactcatctccctttcttaggattttgattcccaagatcacATTAGCCTCCCCTAAGTCCttcatatcaaatttagagttaagaaacttctttgtttcttccacacgagatatgtcagatccaaaaataagcatatcatcaacatacaaacagagaatcatacatccagaactatcatgcttactatagatacatttatcaGCATCATTTACAACAAAACCATGTGAAAAAGCTATTttgtcaaacttctcatgccattgcatgggagattgcttcaagccataaagagattttaccaacttgcaaaccttcttttcttggcctggcaatatgaaaccttcgggttgttccatatatatctcttcttctaaatcaccatttagaaaggcggttttgacatccatttgatgtataatTAACTTCTGTGTAGAGGCAAGTGCAATTAAACAACGAATAGATGAGATGCGagcaacaggagcatatgtatcaaaataGTCAATTCCATGTCGTTGTTTATAACCCTTAGCAACTAGTCTGGCTTTGAACTTATCAATGGAACCGTCTGCATTCATTTTTCTCCTGAATACACATTTACATCCTATAGGCTTTACGCCAGGAGGTAAATCACAATATATCCAAGTACCATTAGACAAAAgtgaatgcttttcatcattgatagacTCTTTCCAGAAAATAGCATCTCTGGAACTCATTGcctcagcataagttttagggtcatcatcaacATGCATTACATATCTAGTCATgctaagaatttcattcttactaCCTTCTACAAGATATTGTACCCATTCTGGACCAAAGCTTTTCGCTTTCCTTgctctcttacttcttctaggttcgatatcttctaTACTTTGAGAATATCTTCTATGTTAGGAGCAGAATGTTCATCATTGTTATTAGTCTCTATATATTCTAGACTAGGTAACAATGGGTTTTCTATGGGTTGCATTTGGGAACTATTCCTATTCAAGTTCTCAaaaaattccacatctacagattctataatctcaaaagtgtcaaggattaaaaatctgtaagtaatactgttaagtgaataacctacaaaagcacatttatacgcCCTATTTCCTAACTTAGGTCTTTTAAGGCTTCCTAACATatgctaagcaaccccaaactttaagtcttctcaaatttggtttcctattaaaccacaattcataaggagaaacattcttctttttcaaaggaattctattcaaaatatagcaTGCAAATAACATAGCTTCACCCCATAAGGAATTAGGCAAATTAGAACTAATAAGCATGCAGGTCGATCACCGTATAATTCTGCGTAGCGGCAAACCTTGAAAACGTTGAAAATACCCAACAAACCGTCTCCATGACTTTCATTTCTCGAAACCTGATTCTGGTATCTGAAATTTTGAGGTCAGAAGTTTAaacaatttgaatttgaagaTCCCGCAAAAGCATTGATCACCTTCTAAGACGACCTTAATCGAAGTCGACACAAAATTACTTGCAACCACGTTGAGCAAATGATCAATCACGGTTTTCTTCTCCTTTCTCTGATGGTGGAAAATAAAATGAGCCATGATGGGACTAGTTTGTGTGAAAAAACATGTTAGACTTCAAGAGGGCCGGACTGGTGCAAAATCTTCAACTCAAATTTAAAAATGTGATCAAATCTGACCCAAGTATTGAATTAATTTTTAGTGACACAATTGGAAAGAGAAATCGGTTT
This DNA window, taken from Papaver somniferum cultivar HN1 chromosome 3, ASM357369v1, whole genome shotgun sequence, encodes the following:
- the LOC113355178 gene encoding bidirectional sugar transporter SWEET17-like: MDNLSLFVGVVGNFISVLVFLSPIDTFYRIVRNRSTEEFESLPYICTLLNALLWTYYGVTKPGAYLVATVNGFGVVVETIYIILFLTYASRRVKCKTAQLVVGLDIIVFAAAVLITHFALDGDVRINAIGFLGAGLNIVMYGSPLAAMRTVVTTKSVEYMPFLLSFFLFLNGGVWCFYAILVKDPFLGVPNGIGFFLGIVQLALYARYRNSTKSSSSIEPLLISPPLPATF